One genomic segment of uncultured Ilyobacter sp. includes these proteins:
- a CDS encoding sirohydrochlorin cobaltochelatase, translating to MIVAGTHATEDISGEWRETLEKEGFSVEVVMRGMGEMSEIHEIFAGHIKRALNSKEENMKNKKNEILKSI from the coding sequence ATGATAGTAGCAGGGACACATGCTACAGAGGATATAAGCGGAGAATGGAGAGAGACCCTTGAAAAGGAGGGATTCTCAGTGGAAGTTGTTATGAGGGGAATGGGAGAGATGTCCGAGATACATGAAATATTTGCCGGGCACATCAAAAGGGCCTTGAATTCTAAAGAGGAAAACATGAAAAATAAAAAAAATGAGATACTTAAAAGCATATAA